Part of the Lolium rigidum isolate FL_2022 chromosome 6, APGP_CSIRO_Lrig_0.1, whole genome shotgun sequence genome, GTGAGGATCACCTTATGCACTCTTATCTTTGTTTGTCTGTCCTCGTAGCTACTGTATGTATGTTTCTTTGAGTGCTGACTATTAAATCTATTTATCCTCAAGGTTGTGCCACACATCACAAATGCCATACAAGACTGGATTGAGCGTGTTGCGATGATACCGGTGGATGGCAAGGACGGACCAGCTGATGTCTGTGTGATAGAACTGGGGGGAACAATTGGTGTGCATGAGATAGTCCTTTTTGttgtttttttagagctattcctTGTATAGCTGTCACTTGATTGTGTTGTCACTCCTACTACAGGTGATATTGAATCTATGCCATTCATTGAAGCTTTGGGTCAATTCTCTTATCGTGTTGGTGAGAAACTCACACAGTTACAATAATAAATAAACACTATAGGCCATCTTTCCTAGGTTAGTGGGCACTTATATTCTTCTTTGGATATTACTTTGGTTGCCAGGACCTGGTAACTTCTGTTTGGTGCATGTCAGTCTTGTTCCAGTTCTAAATGTTGTTGGTGAACAGGTAGCCAAACTCTCTTGTTGATTCATTCATTATGTTTCTCCGCAACTACTTTATGATGTACATCTTATTATGtgaaaaaacattttatttctATTTACCTAATGTTTGTTCTATCTGTTATTTATTACTCTTGAAGAAAACTAAGCCGACTCAACACAGTGTGCGTGGTTTAAGGGGACTTGGTCTCACCCCAAATATTTTAGCTTGTCGCAGTACAAAGGTTAGTCGGCCATTCATTTACAACAATTTTGTATCTTAGTAGGCTTCTCTTTATTCGCTTTTGTATCACTTTTCGTAATCTGCAATTATATTTGACAGGAACTGGAAGAAAATGTGAAAGAGAAACTCTCCCAGTTCTGCCATGTGCCGGTAATTGAACTGTAGTTTTTTTTGTTGCTGATTGCTTCATATTCTTGGTAGCTAATTCCTTCTGGTAGCTCATGAACAATTGTATTGTGCAGGCAGCTAACATTGTCACTCTATATGATGTTTCCAATATTTGGCGTATTCCATTGTTGCTACGGGTATAGGACAACTCATCTTCTGTGTGCTAATTTATTTTTGGTGTATGAACATTCATGTTCAATTCTGAATCTTATTTATGCCCTGTAGGACCAAAAAGCACATGAAGCTATTCTTAAAGTTCTGAACATTCAAAGGTTTGTCTCTACATATCTAGTCAGTATGTTCTTATACAAGCTGTAGTATTTTCTGTTAGTGCAATAAATATTCGTGTACACATTTTCAGCTTTCCTGGTGAGCCAAAATTGGACGAGTGGGTTGCAAGAGCTACTATGTTTGATACCCTTCAGGATACTGTTAGTCTTTTTTTCCACTTTGATTACCGCCCTTAGTATTTTCAATCATAGTTCCAACTGACTAATGATCTTATTTCAGGTGAGGATTGCTATGGTTGGAAAGTACACTGGTCTATCTGATTCTTACCTCTCTGTGCTGAAGGTAAGTTTGATGTTACCATATTTTTATACCTTTTAAATGATTGCTGGTGTCTAATAGTGAAGTCTGATGCCAAAAAAAATGCAGGCCCTCTTGCACGCTTCTGTTGATTGCCGCAGGAAGCTTGTTGTTGATTGGGTTGCTTCTACAGATCTTGAGGACTCCACCAAAATTGAGGTACGGCagtgtttttctttttctgtatgtTTGATTTGGGCTGTTTCCTTTTCTTATGTGATCCTTTCTAACTTCTCTAGGCACCTGATGCTTATGAATCAGCATGGACTTTATTGAAGGTGATGAGTTTTCACCAACATTTCACTCAAAGTTGAATTGTTCATATGTATAATTCATGTAAATATTTTGATCATGGTTATCTGAATATCTTTTATTTCAGGGTGCCGATGGCATTTTAGTACCTGGTGGCTTTGGAGATAGAGGTGTTCAAGGAAAAATCCTGGCTGCTCAGTATGCGCGCGAAAACAATGTACCATATCTTGGTATATGTCTTGGAATGCAGATGGCTGTCGTAGAGTATGCTAGGAATGTCATGAATCTCTCTGATGCGAACAGCACTGAATTTGATCCCAATGCCAAGACCCCATGTGTTATTTTTATGCCGGAGGTAATTATTTTGTTAAGTTGCTTGCAGTCTTTATTGTGAATCATCCCAGTTTCTCATTAGAAATGGGGGGATGGAGCAACTTTCTATCGATCCCTTGCAGttattgaaatcaaattttaattcaactttTAGGGTTCGAAAACACATATGGGTGGTACAATGCGCCTAGGATCGAGGAGGACATTCTTCAAGGTTGCTGATTGCAAGTCTGCTAAATTGTGAGTGTATATAGacccttctccatatttattgccCTAAGCCTAGGGTTACATGTTATTAGCATTCCTCGTTACAGAATTGTGGGGTTTCTCACGAATTATTTTTACTGTTTAGGTATGGCAATgtggattatgttgatgagaggcACCGGCACAGATATGAGGTCTGCTTTTCATAATTTCTTGTTCATAGATGCAATGAACAATCTATCACATGATTGATCTCCATAAGTCCTGGCCTGTTCTTAGGGGTCTGAAACATGTTTATCTTCACAGGTAAATCCTGATATGGTGCCAGAGTTTGAAATTGCTGGACTTCAATTTGTTGGGAAAGATGAGAGTGGCAGGAGAATGGAGGTTTGACTAAAACCATGACTTGCTTGAAAAATCTTTTGTTTTGGcagactttatgtcttaataaagtTGCTAATCTTCCAGATAATCGAAATACCAAATCACAAATATTTTGTTGGCGCACAATTTCATCCTGAATTCAAGTCAAGACCTTCAAAACCTTCTCCGTTATTTGTTGGTAAGCTGCTGAGGAATCTCCTGACTTGTATTTTCCGTCTATTCATGTGTTGGAAAACACTAAGTTTATCATATTTTGAAGAACAGTTGTCCGAAGCTATTTGTTAATCCTCGTTTGTATTTTGCAGGGCTAATCGCTGCCTCATCTGGGCAACTGGGTAAGGTTCTGCAGGACTGCTCCAGCGACCATGTGGTTCCTGCTAAACATCAAAATGCTCCATACGTGCCTGCAGTACACCAAAATGGGCATGCTAAGAAGCTTATGAATGGCCTATCGAATGGAACATACTACCCCAATGGGAACGGTGTCCATGCCTAGTGCCTCACCTTGCTGCTCAAAGGATTTGCACCCTTTTACTTGTTTTTTGCAGTTCTTGTTGCATCAGTTTTGCAGTGGCTGGCTGGCTAAACTACCATTGGTCGCTCGAGGAAGAAAAAGTTCTTTTGCTCGATGCTGACTGTCTGCAGGGGATGGTGCTCGTTCCGTGGGTTTTAGTGAAAGAACCGAGCTTGATCTGCGTGAGAGTGGTTTGCGTGTTGTTCTCTACCATCTTCTGTAAGAGAACAGAAGTGGGTAAGAAGAGTTTCCATGCTGTATATCTGAAAAAGGAAAGGCTGAATGTTTTATTTGTTCTTGCTTAAGATAGATTTTAAGGGAGTTCTGAAGAAAAATGCTGGGATGTAAGAGAATTTTGGTGTTTGGCAGTTTGTACTTGGACGCGGTTTTTGTGCCTTTGCACAAATAAGTTAGTGTTTTGTATGATTTACCTCTGCCTGCCTTGTTGTTCTGCATCATGGCAGTTATTTAGCTGGTAGATTCTGGAGAAATGTTATGTCGTGTCTCAAGATGAACTTGGATCGTGTAGTGTTTTGTACAGTTCTGACACTAGGCATCATCTGTCGGGATTAAGTGAATCCTGTTAAGTTTGAATTCAGCAAGCGCTCCATGACGAGGCAGAAAAGTCATACCAAAGTGAAGCTATAGCGAATTTCACTATTTTTCAGATCATGGGTTTCagtattgttttattttcctgagaAACAAGAACATCTCAGTATTACCGAATGTAACTGGAACTAAATAACATCATTTCAAATATTATAACTGTAAATCTACACTGCAGAAAAATGTCCAGGGCTTAAATCACCAAGCGCTATCTTCTATGCCAGGGAGGCTCTGGAGTATTTCCCTCCTGCATGATCCAAAGCAGGGAAGCCACCAACCATTCTTCACCCGCATCACAGATGCTTCTTACAGCTTCCCGCGAGGGGCTTCTCCTCCACCCGTTGGTTGACGATCTCCCTTGCCCGGTTCTCCAATACGCTGATGATACcctcatcatcatcagagctatcCCCGATCATGTCGCCAATCTTAAAAATCTCCTTGATGACTTCTCGGCCGCTACTGGCCTCACTATCAACTTCCACAAAAGCACCTTTGTCCCAATTGGCACTCGTCCTGATGAAGCCCTTGCCATGGCTGAAAATTTTGGCTGCTCTgtctcctccttcccccaaacTTACCTTGGTCTCCCCCTTTCCACCTATAAACTCCGCCCGGCAGATTTCGCCCCCATCATCCACAAAAGCGATATGCGCCTTTCTGGATGGCGCGGCCGTTGCCTTCCTATCGGTGGACGGCTGATCCTCGTTAACTCCGTCCTCACTGCCATGCTTGCCCATGCCATGGGCGCCGGCCTTCTCCCAGCTGGGGTTGTTGAGGCTATCGATAAGAGGCGCCGGGCTTTCCTCTGGACCGGGGAAGAGACCTGCAATGGGGGGAGTTGCAAAGTTGCTTGGGATGATGTCTGTGTCCCCAAAAAGCTTGGTGGCCTCGGTGTTCTCTCTATCCGCTCCCAAAACTCCGCTCTCCTTAGCAAATTCCTCACCAAACTCCACTCTGACACTGATGCCCCCTGGGCTCGCTGGCTTCGCCGCTCCTACGGATGGAATGGATCCAGGGATCTTGGTGAAAGCCACCGCCTGGACACCCCCGTCTGGAAAGGTATCGTGGCTGGCCTTGCTTCTTTCCGTCTCATCTCTAGAGTCTGCATTGGCAGTGGCGCCTCCACGTCCTTCTGGTTTGACCTTTGGATTGGAGACTCCACGCTTCAAGATCGTTTCCCTAACCTTTTCTCCCACTCTACCCGCGTTCATATCAGCGTGGCCACGGCTGTTGTCTCTGACTTCCGCGGTTCTCTAGGGCCGCGCCTCTCGCAAGCTGCTGAGGCTGACCTCCGTGACCTATCCAACGAGCTTAGCTCGGTGGTTCTGTGCCATGACGCCCCGGATGTTCGCTCGTGCCGCCTCACTAACACTAAGCTGTCGAACAAAAGTTTCTATTCCAATTCTTTCGAGCATCCGCGGTCGATGATGCGGCGGACAAGGTCCGGAGAACCGCTGCCCCCTCAAGTGCAAGATTTTCTGTTGGCTGGCTCGGAAGAAACGCCTCCCCACCAACAAACGGCGCTTCAGGCACCAACTCAGCACCACTGCTGCGTGCCTCTCATGCGGCCAAGACGAGGACGTCGACCACCTGCTCCTTCTGTGCCCCCGTGCCCAGGAGGTGTGGGGCTCCTTCTACCCCGACTTCGCCAGTAGGGGGCTCTCCCGGGCTTCGGACATCTGGACTTCACTGTGCCGGAACTTTGAGGAAGCCTCCACTACCACTGCCATTCTCTGGAACATCTGGAAAAGGCGGAACGCTCGTACCTTCAACGGCGTGAACGAGGACCTCCCCCTCGTTTTCAGGAGGTGCCTGGAAGATATTAGACTTTGGGCTCATCGATGTactaccccctcctcctcctccgctctaAATAATTGGTGTAATGGATATGACCCCCCTTGAGGTCCCTCCCCACTTTCtctccctcccccccccccctct contains:
- the LOC124660484 gene encoding CTP synthase-like, which gives rise to MKYVLVTGGVVSGLGKGVTASSIGVVLKACGLRITSIKIDPYLNTDAGTMSPFEHGEVFVLDDGGEVDLDLGNYERFLDIKLTRDNNITTGKIYQSVIDKERKGEYLGKTVQVVPHITNAIQDWIERVAMIPVDGKDGPADVCVIELGGTIGDIESMPFIEALGQFSYRVGPGNFCLVHVSLVPVLNVVGEQKTKPTQHSVRGLRGLGLTPNILACRSTKELEENVKEKLSQFCHVPAANIVTLYDVSNIWRIPLLLRDQKAHEAILKVLNIQSFPGEPKLDEWVARATMFDTLQDTVRIAMVGKYTGLSDSYLSVLKALLHASVDCRRKLVVDWVASTDLEDSTKIEAPDAYESAWTLLKGADGILVPGGFGDRGVQGKILAAQYARENNVPYLGICLGMQMAVVEYARNVMNLSDANSTEFDPNAKTPCVIFMPEGSKTHMGGTMRLGSRRTFFKVADCKSAKLYGNVDYVDERHRHRYEVNPDMVPEFEIAGLQFVGKDESGRRMEIIEIPNHKYFVGAQFHPEFKSRPSKPSPLFVGLIAASSGQLGKVLQDCSSDHVVPAKHQNAPYVPAVHQNGHAKKLMNGLSNGTYYPNGNGVHA